Sequence from the Acidimicrobiales bacterium genome:
CCGCGCGTCCCGCCCGTCACGAGCACCACGCTGCCGCTGAAGTCGAAGGAGATCCGCACCGCTCAGCGCCCGTCCAGCTCGGCTATGACCTGGTCACCGAAGGCCGCCAGCGTGGCCGGCGGGGCGAAGTCGGTGAACCACACGTAGAACCGCTCGACCCCCCGGTCCCGGAGGCGGCGGAAGCCGTCGACCAGCTCGGGTCCGGTGCCGATGGACATGCCGTCCCAGTTCGGGAAGCGGCGCGCCGCCAGCGCCTCCACGTCGGCGCGCTGGTCCTCCGACGGGACCCACGCCACCATCTGCTGGACCGAGGTGCGGGCCTTACCGGTCCGGGGGCGCAGCTCCTCGAGCCGGTCGAGGGCGTAGATCGGCAGGTTCCACCAGTCGGCGTGGGCCGCCACCAGCTCGAGGGTGCGCGGCCCCGCCCCCCCGATGACGACCGGGATCTCCCCCAGCGGCGTGGGCTTCTGGGCCCCGGCCCGCACCCGGTGGAAGCGGCCCGAGAAGTCCACGGTGTCACCGGACCACAGCAAGCGGATCACCTCCAGCGTCTCGGCCAGGCGGTCCACCCGCTCGCGGGCGTCGGTGGTCCCGACGCCGAAGATCTCGAGCTCGGCGGGGACCGAGCCCCATCCGATGCCCAGCTCGAACCGACCGCGCGACGCGTGGTCGATCGAGACCGCCTCGCGGGCGAGCACGGCGGGGTGGCGGAAGGCGTCGCACAGCACGAGGTGACCGATGCGCAACGTCGAAGTGTGGGCCGCCAGCCAGGTGGCGGTCACCATCGCCTCGTACATCGGCTGGTCCAGCGCCATCGGCGGAGCCAGGTGGTCCATGAGCCCGAGACCCTCGAATCCGGCGCTCTCGGCCGCCCGGGCCCGCTCCACCATGGTCTCGAGGGTCATGCGCATCTGCGGGAGGTAGAGGTGGAAGCTCACGGGGGCCATTGTGCGAGATTGTGGCACCGGTCATCGCCGGCCGCGGTGGCCGACCGTCGCCGCCGGCCCCGCGACGGAGGGAAGGAGATCGGGTGGAGCTCGAGCTAGACAACGATCAGCACCTGTTCTGGGAGACGAGCCGGAAGTTCATCGAGAGCTCCTGTCCCCTCGCGACCGTCCGCCAGCTCTACGACGATCCCGACGGCTTCGACCGGGGGTGGTGGCGCCAGGTGGCGGAGCTGGGATGGACGTCGATGTTGGTCCCCGAGGAGCACGGCGGAGGCACGGTCTCGGGTAACGGGCTGCTCGACCTGGTGCTGGTGGCCGAGGAGATGGGCCGGTGGGTCTCCCCCGGTCCGTTCCTCCCGACCAACGTGGTGGCGGCCACGGTGGCCCGGTCGGGCTCGGCCGAGCAGAAGAAGGACCTGCTCGGCGCGGTCGTGGCCGGGGAGCTCACCGCGGCGTGGTGCTTCGACGAGCCGGGGACCCGGTGGGGCCCGGCCGGGGTGGGGCTGACGGCCCGGGGCGACGGCGGCGATTTCGTGCTGGCGGGCATCAAGTCACCCGTCGAGGCGGCGGCACAGGCCGACCGGCTCCTCGTGACCGCCCGGACCGGGGAGGGCCTCGGCCAGTTCCTCGTCCCCGCCGACGCCCCCGGGGTCCGCGTTACCCCGCTCCGCAGCCTCGACTTCTGCCGGCGGTTCGCCACGGTGTCGTTCGAGGACGTGCGGGTCCCCGAGTCCGCCGTCGTCGGTGCCCCGGGCGGGGCCGCCGGGGACGTCGAGAT
This genomic interval carries:
- a CDS encoding acyl-CoA dehydrogenase family protein encodes the protein MELELDNDQHLFWETSRKFIESSCPLATVRQLYDDPDGFDRGWWRQVAELGWTSMLVPEEHGGGTVSGNGLLDLVLVAEEMGRWVSPGPFLPTNVVAATVARSGSAEQKKDLLGAVVAGELTAAWCFDEPGTRWGPAGVGLTARGDGGDFVLAGIKSPVEAAAQADRLLVTARTGEGLGQFLVPADAPGVRVTPLRSLDFCRRFATVSFEDVRVPESAVVGAPGGAAGDVEIQIQLAAALQCAETVGAVDRVFEFTTQYAFDRFSFGRPLASYQALKHRFADMKTWLEACHATATSAARGVQEGADDAGDLASVAKSYVGERSVDIIQDCVQMHGGIGVTWEHDIHLYLRRATVNRETYGTPADHRERLASLLGM
- a CDS encoding LLM class flavin-dependent oxidoreductase codes for the protein MSFHLYLPQMRMTLETMVERARAAESAGFEGLGLMDHLAPPMALDQPMYEAMVTATWLAAHTSTLRIGHLVLCDAFRHPAVLAREAVSIDHASRGRFELGIGWGSVPAELEIFGVGTTDARERVDRLAETLEVIRLLWSGDTVDFSGRFHRVRAGAQKPTPLGEIPVVIGGAGPRTLELVAAHADWWNLPIYALDRLEELRPRTGKARTSVQQMVAWVPSEDQRADVEALAARRFPNWDGMSIGTGPELVDGFRRLRDRGVERFYVWFTDFAPPATLAAFGDQVIAELDGR